In Syntrophales bacterium, the sequence GATCGATCTGAGCGTTTCCAGACCTGAATAGAAAAAATACGCTGAAAATACAATCAGGAGCGTGGCGCACACTCCAATAAGGCCCCGGTAAAGGCGGTCGGTGAGGAAGCGCCTTCCACCCGCCACGGCGGCGGAAACGGTGGAATACCATGCCAGGTCCGCCAGGATGTGACCGGAGAAAAAGAAAGCGACCCCCCAGAAACCGAACTGCCAAGAGTACAGTATGTACCCGAGGCCGATCGTCGCCCACCAGATGAACCAGTAGGGGTTGGCTACGCTCATGGCTATGCCGGTTACCATCGGATGACGCCCCCGGTCGCGGGTTTTTTCCCATGACAGGCTCAGAGAGGGCAGGGAGCGGAACATTCCGAAAGCCATCCAGAAGAGAATGACCGATCCCACCAGGGCCGTAGTCGCGAACACCGACGGCAGCTTAATAAATGGCGCCAATCCGAGCAGGAGGGCGATGACAAGCCCCAGTTCCAGAACGGCATGACCGGCAATCATCAACGGCCCCGCCACGAACCCCCGCCGTGAACTCTCGCTGATCGTGGCGGTCAGCAACGGCCCGGGCATCAGGGCACCGGAAAGGGCGATCACAAAGGACGACCCGAAAATGGCGAAAAGAGTGGTCGGCATGTTGAACCCCTGTCCAGGACGGCTTCGTGCAAGGTTCTTAAACCCAGATTTTCCATTAGCAGAT encodes:
- a CDS encoding LysE family translocator encodes the protein MPTTLFAIFGSSFVIALSGALMPGPLLTATISESSRRGFVAGPLMIAGHAVLELGLVIALLLGLAPFIKLPSVFATTALVGSVILFWMAFGMFRSLPSLSLSWEKTRDRGRHPMVTGIAMSVANPYWFIWWATIGLGYILYSWQFGFWGVAFFFSGHILADLAWYSTVSAAVAGGRRFLTDRLYRGLIGVCATLLIVFSAYFFYSGLETLRSII